The genomic window ttttgttgttgttgtttttttttttaaatgaacccaGATTCCGATAAGCACGAAGTCTGTGAAACATCACGTAGACGTCATTAAGAAAAGATAAGCGCTGACGTGAACTTTTTTTAACCTCTGAAAGGTTCCTGAAGTTTTAAACCAATTCGCGATGGATTGATCGCAGTGTttatgtttctttaaaaaaataacaaagtgAGGAAACGACCACAGGGCATGTGGTGGATTTAGGTTAGGATAGGAGGAGGATTTTTTAAACGAGTAACACATACTCGGGTACACTTTTATAGAGTTTTAAGcagggaatgtgtgtgtgtgtgtgtgtgaagggagGGAAAGAGCAGTGCAGGGTGACGCCGGTGGATGAGTGTGTGCTGAGTGTGTGCTGACTCCACTTATATAATcgacgagagagagaaagaacgagagaacacacacacacacacacacacacacacacacattcttaaacacacacgttcaccaTTATATCTGGGAAAAGCTCCAGAATGTGAAGAAAGAGCTCTAACGTTTGGAGACACAAGAAATATGAGCAAAGTGCAGGTTAttaaaaccaaacaaagagaGAATTTATGTCGCTATGGATTTCGGGCCTCGTTAATCAATCCTATTAGTAAAGCTAATCCGAACTAAAAATTTCCTCTCGGATTTACAGAAGTCTCAGAAACCGAGATTTTCTTTCGAGTGCTGAATGGCACCGCCCATTTGCATTtggtgacgcccacaaaactccataaaaggcaaagctcacagctCTGAAATGACGGGTAAACGGAATAAAAGACTTTCTCAGACGTAGAAGTGGAAGATATTTTGACTCGCAACCTCCCGGATGTTGGAGAagcaggagtgtgtgagtgtgtgagtgtgtgagtgtgtgtatgtgtgtgtgtgtgtgtgtgagtggagttCACAGCTTACTCCAGCTTGAGACGTACCAGATCGGTCACTTATCACTTAGTCACTTAGTGCTGGCTCTGATTATACACCACCCGAGTCGTCCTTTTATTCAGCCGCATTTCTATTGGCTGTTAGGTTGGCTTGTGCCTTCCATATGAAACGACTGGGGGTtcatgtgaaatgtgtgtgtgtgtaactaaaGATACACGAGCTATTTAAACTCGACAGCGTAATCTGTATATAAAAGCGCAGTAAGTCAGTGCAGATGATATGATGTGAAGCCGATCAGTCGAGGTTAGTCTTCTGTATGTATagacttacacacactcaggagcacgagtaggataCGGATGATTTACGATCACGTCTGCTCGTacccagcttgataaatgaagcCCGTTGTCACTAGATCTGTGATCATAAATATCGGTGCGTACGAGCTGAGCAGTAAATGAGGACATCATGGGGTCTGGTGGGGGTTTCGTTATGTTTGGCGTGAGTTTCACATGAGGCTTAGATGCTGGAGAAACACGCTGTCGGATCCACACATGGTCCTAATGAACGCTGGATCATCACCACTGGAGTGAATCTAACCATTATAACTTGAGTAAAGAatgctgtctctctttctctgtctgtgtgtgtgtgtgtgtgtgtgtgtgtgtgtgattcaccatgacctttgaccttttcaGAAcgggaggagagaaggagggaggaggaggtggaggagagaGAACGCAGGATCAAAAAACCTCCACGCATCTACAGAGAGCCGAGACGTGAGTACCCATAATGCATCTAGCCGTCGTCCTTTCTGAACGTTACGTTTAGTTCTAAACGTCAGGTTTGTTCTAGAATTTGCTAACATTGTGTGAGCAAAGTTATTACGTGAAAGATCGTGACGcaaaccatcatcatcatcatcacagcgTGTTCTAAAAACACTACAGGAGAGTTATTTCTGTATTACAGCACAGCGCTGTCGAATCCCGGAcggtgattggtcagaaggtggtgattagttttCTTTAACACCGGCTCTGGTTtctattaacgcgctcgttctaatacgttatcgtttctataatgACGGCTCGTCCATAGGAAATCGTACGGCGGACGCGTCGCGTGAACGggttttctttaaggagacgtttatgtaacgtttacggaaggagtctccagtgtcagaggtaatgctgtagctttaagttttccaacatcttcaggacagaggagtttacgcttctttgcagtTTATTAGAAGTTATCGAATATGCTAGTGAACGTTCTGTTAATGTTTTAGGTTTGTATTAAATTAttagtatatataatatattttgcttTACATTATAGTGTAGTGCTGTGTTTCTCAACCGGGGCACCCCTAGTGGTCCGTGGCAtaattgcagggggtctgtgagaaagttttaaaaatgttaaaataatattttatatatatatatatatatatatatatatatatatatatatatatatatatatatatatatatatgtatattttgttacatgtatcaaaatatattcaaatacatCATACGCTCATCAAATGTAAGaacaatttaaaatatgttttaaaatgaaccaaTCTGGTTATTCGCATGCAGTCACAAACATCACGTGAtctgagctgacgatcgttcgTCGagggatttatttaaaatttatttacaaatgaaatgatgatttgcaaaaacctattgTTTTATAGTGTCGcgttgatggataaaataaacaagagatCATTCAGAGTcgaattaaatgtcacaccaacaataaaatgtgaaaaaatacaaTCTTGAAATGCTTTTGATTCgattttaaatgtccaatgttaatattattcatgttaaatattaatcaaataaattaacatatatagaaatgttaaatttatagcctataattgttgtggattGTTAGGGGTCCAGAGCTCGCTACAGGTTGAGAAccagtggtgtagtgtatagtgtgtatactTATACATTATAGAACATTATACTACACTTTGTTATGAGTCATGaactgtttttttattctttaatgaCCAGAAATGAGCATATTTATGAGCATTTCTATCTCTCAAACGTCACTTTTCCCTCCAGAACCTTTTAGTTTTTGCTATTTTGTGTTCGTGGGTCTTTGCCACTTTGGCCTGTAAGTAATGTGATATAAACACTGCGTCCTCCTGATGAAGCTCTCAGTGTGAAGCGGCTCTTCTCTCGCACTCTGACACCTTTCATTTCAACTCATTTCTCTCCCCGCGAGACCACGACGAAACATCTGCAAGGCCGCACTAAGCGTGTTTGTTTTGAACGATTAGAATCCGGCCAAGATTCTTGCCAAGTCCTTATCCCAATCCCACAGCTGTTTCCTTTCAAGGGAACTCTGAAGCATTCCTGAAGTCCTGAGTGTTCACAAACcagatgtgtagagtgtgtaaatgtggaGCGAACTGAAATGGAGAAAACTGATGAACGGATTGGGGGTTGGAGAACAGGCGAGTGTACTCCATAACGGTAACGTGGGTCAAACTTTCAGCGGTTCCAGCGCCCGAGACGAGACCCATATCCAAAAGTTAAATAatcttatataaatatacatctgTAATAGATAAATGTTTTGAGGATGTGACATCATTCGATATTTTCAACAAACTTTCATCAAATGTTAACAGGGATTGatataaaacactaaaatggtTAAATCGTTTACATTGTAGTGTCTTTATCCCTGTCTTGCTCAATTTATTTAATGATGTTTGTATTGAAATTTCCCTTTAACGtccatgttattattattgatgtcaGTATGTCCTCCACTGGGACTGGAGTCTCATCGCATCGAAACCGACCAGCTGCAAACCTCCTCCATGTATCAACATCGCTACGGCGCTCACAGAGCTCGCCTTAACatccaggtacacacacacacacacacacaccatattatAAGAGGTCACACCAGATATATTCTCTAGAACACAAGCACGAGTTGTGTCGGTAAAACGTACTGAACTGTAAGTAATCAGTACGTTTGTTTTGTCAGGCGTCAGGAGACGAGTACGATATGAACGGAGGAGCGTGGTGCGCTAACCCCGAGGAGAAAGTCCACTGGATCGAACTGGACACTCGCACACTCACCGAGTTCACCGGGGTCATCACACAGGGCCGAGACGACCCCATCGAGTGAGACGCTGTCTTAAGACATCGACTGGTTTCATTCCCAAAAAATACAGAACGATggatttaaacatatttttatttgatctttTAGAAACGATTATGTCACTACCTACTACGTGGCCTTCAGTAATGACAGCAGGGAATGGACTGTGCTCCATGATGGATACTCGGAATGGGTAGGTTGCCAGATCTGTGCAGATCGCCCACCTGATTATTGCAcgtatatgtatttataatttGGTGACAGTGCACCAtctatctcattctctctcagcTGTTCTTCGGGAACTCTGATAAACACACCCCCGTGATGTCTCAGTTCATGGAGCCGGTGGTGGCGCGCTACATCCGCATCCTTCCCCAGAGCTGGAACGGCACCGCGTGCATGAGGATGGAGGTCTTGGGCTGCGCTGTGCCTGGTGAGCAACATGAACTCGCACATGAAAATTTtatactacaacaacaacaacaataatattacACGACATTATAAAGGGATTAAATAGCCAATTGTAATTGTTTTCATTGACGATGTTCTTCACGCGAGTCAGATCCTCTCGTTGAGAACCAGAGGCAGAACGAGGTGACTCCGAGAGATGACCTGGACTACACGTACCACAGTTACCTGGACATGGAGAAGGTGagatacagagtgtgtgtgacacTAAAGTAAAGCATTTAAGACATGTGGGTAATTTCTCACTCAGTATCTCTCCAGAATCGATTCGATTGAGTAAggtgtgttttattaaaaaaaaatttttgtggTTGCAGTTGATGAAGTCCATTTCAGACGAGTGTCCCAACATCACCAGGTTGTACAGCTTGGGGAAGAGTTTCAAAGGCCTAGATATCTACGCCATGGAGGTCACAGATAATCCCGGGATCCATGAGACGGGTGAGAAATTCCAGATTAAATGTAGTTTATTGAAACCCTGATATTCTAAAAGAGTGGTcatcaaccctgttcctggagatctaccttcttgaagactttagctccaactataatcatgcccacctgaccatctaattactgtcttaagaagttcttgatcaactaaacctgcaggaaggtgtgttagattttgtttggagatgaaacctgcaggaactgtggatctcaaggaagagggttggtgaccactgttcTGAAACGTTCTTTGAAATCTCGGTCTCATTAAATAACTTGAACATGAAAGATAATTAGTGTAACTTCGGAGGAATATTTGCAACCTTGCCTACCTGTTAACATCTCAACAGGTGAGCCGGAGTTCCGCTACACAGCCGGTTACCACGGTAACGAGGCTCTGGGTCGAGAACTCCTGTTGATGCTAATGCAGTACCTCTGTAAGGAGTACAAAGACGGAAACCCCCGAGTGCGCACCCTGGTGGACGGAATACGCATTCACCTTGTACCCTCGGTCAACCCCGATGGCCATGTGACGGCTTTCGAGAAGGTTTGTGTGGTTCCAGGAAAGATTGCAAGTTTGTGTAGATGGTAAAGCAGTTTTTCTTGTCCATGTCTCCGAATCTATCAGGCTTGTGCTGAGTGCTAATAGATCAAGTCGCTTCTGATCTAAGTTTAATGCGAAACCTAAGACCAAGCTAACAAGTTAATAATGAAAGATAGAATTTTCGCTTGTTAGCATAATTTAATTTGCTAAACTGATGTCACTTCGGTCAGGCCTGATTAACTTTCAACTACCTTTCAGGTTTGACAGTGTTCgcatcattttctttctctcagggGTCTGAGCTGGGCAGCTGGACGCTGGGCCACTGGACTGAGGATGGACATGACATCTTCCAGAACTTTCCAGACCTCAACACTGTGTACTGGAATGCAGAGGACAAAGGCATGGTGCCCAAATTGACTCCAAATCACCATGTGCCCATTCCTGATGGCTATCTGGCTGAAAATGGACCCGTAAGTGCAACGTTACAAATAATACTAACACTACTGACTAGAGCATGCCATGTAGTATCTTTAATGAAAGAtatgtgtagaatgtgtagaaACCTTTTATTTCCTTCTAACTGGGTGTCGTGTAGCTAGGAGTGGAGACACGGGCCCTCATCTCCTGGATGGAAAGCCACCCATTCGTCCTAGGAGCCAACTTGCAAGGCGGAGAAAGGATGGTCACCTACCCCTTCGACATGCGTCGCCTCACCAAAGAGTCTGAGGAGCAGGAGAAGAAGCTCAATCCCAGGGCTTATCGTCGCAAGCGCCagtatgaggaagaggaagaaccAGAATCAAATCCATACCTCCACATCGGGTACCATCAAGAGAGCTATGGTGACCACCAAGAAAGACACGGTTACCATCAAGAGAACTATGGCTACCACCAAGAAAATTACGGATACCATCAAGAGAACCAAGAATACCACCATCAAGAAAACCAAGAATACCACCATCAAGAGAACCAAGAAtaccaccatcaggagaaccaGGGGTACCATCATGAGGGTCACTCTGAAGGGTACCATGAAGGATATCAGGAAGGATACCAGGAAGGGCACCAAGAGGAAGGCTATGACCAAGGGTATGGACAGGCAGAACCAGATGAGATCAGGATGGTTGAGGACCAGTCCTTGTTCCGCTGGTTGGCCATATCTTATGCTTCTACTCACCGCACGATGACCCATACGTTCCGGGGTGGGTGTCATACCGAGGACCCCACGGGTGGGATTGGAATTGTCAACCGTGCCAAATGGAAGCCTATTCCAGGAAGTGAGTATTGAATCATTTCCATCCCTGGATATTACCTAAAATGAAAAGTACCAATTGTGTAATTTTTCCCCCTCCCTTTCTCAGGTATGAACGATTTCAGCTACCTACACACTAACTGTTTTGAGTTGTCCATCTTCCTGGGCTGTGATAAGTATCCCCATCAGAGTGAGCTCCAGAGAGAGTGGGAGTACAACAGAGAGGCTCTGCTCACACTCATGGATCAGGTAAAACATCTCCACAAGAGATCACGCTGCCTCTATTGGGTTTCAACACATCTTAATAACTATAGCATAGTCCAGTCAAGATAACCCTACAGTGCCCTGCTTTTGTATCATCAGAACCTTGATCTTGATCTTTTTTAGGTGCACCGGGGGATAAAGGGGGTTGTCCGGGACAAGGAAGGGAACCCCATTGTAAATGCCAGTATCTCTGTTGAAGGAGTCAATCATGATGTCACCACAGGTGAGACCTGTAGATCAATAATCTTGCTTGTGCACCAGGCCATAAAAGTACTTATTGTAAATTAGTCATTGCACAAGACAATACTAAATGTCCTTAATTAACTTACCTGGCAAAATAAAGGTTAAGGTCCTTAAGTGTGTTCTTGTATCGTATGCATCATAAGATCAAGTTTGAAGACAAGGTTCTAATTTTGATCCGGTTCTTTAAAAGCTTGATGTTTAGCCACCTCACGGATTGCTTCCCCAGTTCTGAGTGGCATAATGTCGTGTTATTTAAGTTTCACATGATCCTACTACTACCAGACTAagaatgttttaaatgtcttctATCAGGTGAGGCCGGCGATTACTGGCGCATGCTGAATCCTGGCGAGTATGAGGTGACGGCAAAGGCCTACGGCCATTCCTCCATGAGCCGAAAGTGCGTGGTGGGTTTCGAACCAGGCGCCACCCTGTGCAACTTCGAACTGAACAAATCCAACTGGGACCGCATCAAAGAGATCATGGCTCTCCATGGCAACAAACCCATCCGACTGATCAATCCTGGAAAAGGCAGTCAGTATACCTTCCGCGGCGACAGAAGGATCAGCAACCAGATTCCTAATGGTAACAGTGGACATACTGACCGAGCCCGTCTGCGACTCTTAAGGCTCAGGAAGCTTCGTCGGTTGCGGCAACAGCGGCTGCTGGCCAGGATGTCAACTACACCAAGCGTGACGACAACACTGCCACCAACGACCGCAgaacccaccaccaccaccaccaccaccaccaccagccccACCACAACCAACAGTGTTCCTCCAGGCACAGAGTACTTCACACCATGGTATGACTCATGGCAGCCGGAGGAGGAAAACTCCACCCAACCAGAGTTCGAGATCACAGACTCGTTGGATTACGACTATAACTTCAAGATCGATGATTACTGAGACAGTCCAAGGGTCATGGATGAGTCTTACAGAATGCAGAGTGCTActtcctccttcttctgcaGATTCAACCAGCACGGACAAGCGCTCATGGAAAGTTCTTGAACCATCAGATAACGGGTTCTGAAGGAAGTACTTACGGAAGGGTTTCGTAATCCGAGCGCTCTACCTAGAACTTACTTTATTTTAACTAACACCATTCAACATGCAAACAGGACTCTCTGGATCAGCACGGTTGGACTTTATGGAAAGTTTGATCAGCCAGTTGCAAACCTGATCATGTGACACAACGACAGTCTCCTTTTTACTTACTTGGTAGTGCTTggcataaaaaaacacaactttaaCCTGCACAATTTATTTGTTAAGCCTGATTTAACCAACTATCTAAACAAACACCACATTAGCTACACTTGCTAGGTGTCTACAGTCCTGCTTTCTAGCGAACTGTGCAGTGTGTGAGGTCACATGATCAGGTTGACGCGCAAATCTGACTGAGCAAATTTAACGTAAGCTCCGCCCCTTTCTGACCAAGAGACAGCCGTCACAATATAAACTCGTCTACGctgtttttgttagttttaaataatgcattttaacTGTAAACATTTTGCATTAGATAACTGACAGAATAAAGCTAGTTGCTGTTGGCGTACATGAAGCTGTACTCGTCAGTGGGCTACAGCGTTTGTTTTTCGAATGCAATAACAGGTTACAGATGTGTTCGTTAACAGCTCCTCTGCAGCCTGccacatatttaatttttttcccttcttgcAATTACACTGGGCTCTAACTTCAGAAACTTCCCCGACCCGCACGCTTCCCACAGAGCCAAAACTGAACATTTATACAAAAAAgtgactttatttacacttcTTTCACACAAGTAAGCAACTCTGTCAGCACTGCACATGTCTACAGGAGGCGTTTCTCTCAGAGAGACCTCGAGGTCGAATGGACTTCTTGTTTCATCCAATAAAGGCttgtttatggattttttttcaacttgttgttttgatcttgtttcgcAACACACAGATGATTCTCTACACAGAAAGACGGATAAGATGTTTACCAAAACGTTTTCCCTATTTTCTGACATACTTTAATTGCTGGTAAATATAGAGGCCCATTTATGGtcttaattacttaattaagtGTATTGCTGCTCAGGTACCATCATCTCGTCCACTGCTAcacgttattttatttaatatttaatatttcttgcCAATCACCGAGGCTGGTTTCGCAGGTTTCtctaaggggggggggggacaacacCTGACATTTGACATGTGCACTGTGAAAGTTCAGTGGCTGACGTTCATCTCGCTCTCCTCGTCATCTTCGGCGGAAAAGGCGGAGAATCTGATCGGCTCGCACTCAAGCGTGCGCAGGTTCACCAGGCAGGCCGTCTGCGTACTGCTGAATTCTGGGATTGTCAACAGCAGCACCTCCTGACCTTCAGTACctgagaggaagaaaaacaacaagttGGTgaatcccagtgaaggaggtgtggcctttgctTTACTGGTCAcaataaaggaggcgtggccggGGTTTTATCAGTTagagtaaaggaggtgtggcctatagTCCTATTAGTTTCAATAGAGGTGTAGCCTATGTACATGCCAGTCTCAGTTAACATGGCGTGGCCTGTTTACCAGTCACAGCCTTTTCACAGTTAGGGGTGAGCGAGTGTGTATTagagtgtgtgatggtgtgccGGTCCGGTCCTTACCTGTGATCCGTTTGGACTGGTAGCTCGGAGCGTTTCCACTGAAGTACACATGAGGACACTCACTAAGGATGAACGGGTCCTTCTGGTAGAACGGGTAACAacctgcgcgcgcacacacgcacacacacacacacacacacacacacacacacacaggggctaAAAATTTACCTAGCACTAAATACCAAACCAGTACTCATAATGCACTGTGTAATAATGCAGTTCAAAAGGATGTAGTGATGTTATCATGAATCTGTGATGGAACAAatccatcactgaacatcatataaatttgaaaatgctctgtgtgtgtgtgtgtgtgtgtgtgtgtgtatgtgaatggtgTGTTCTATACCCAGCGTGTCGGGGGCGGTAGGAGCGAGGTGTCGGAGTCGCAGTGTGTTCTCCAGAATCTCCAGGTGATCGTCAACGCTGCTGTACTTCACAATGTCGCTCACGTTCTGTCCCGAAGTGCCCAGAAAActgaccccacacacacacacacacacacacacacacacacacacacacacaccaactcgTTTATTAACCCTCCTTTAATCCATCTTAAATCAGAAAGCActcatcatgatttttttttttaaactcaactCAATTTCTTGAAATGTTTAGTCACTAGAAATCAGTGGTTGCCATGGCGGCCTTACAACCCAGCCCGAAACAAGTCCAACATGACAAACAGAAAAGCAAGCATTAAGAATAAAGTTTCGTGCTCACTGTACGCCGTCCAACACGGCCTGGTAGGGGTTGG from Ictalurus furcatus strain D&B chromosome 5, Billie_1.0, whole genome shotgun sequence includes these protein-coding regions:
- the aebp1b gene encoding inactive carboxypeptidase-like protein X2; this translates as MPTHTARATLSLIAVFLLLDANKVRGSVIGERQRDEEERHNDTATAPLQVMVIPSHVQIQAGQRKRVLCRATGNAESVVWIGPDGESVSENDKNIKAHRHDESTSSLVIISAQVEDAGVYACVAENTHTHATAQAELNLEVVLKRARRKAKEERGKRQKEPKPTKKPKGVKTTKKPKTEKKDKKKKGKKNKEVTTLPPTTTTTTTEPPTTEPPTTEPPMTTLPPIDYDDEFVDPFPDDYWDEAYVTEETKTTTVPPDSPTQKPTDDREVFPTDDYSQPDLDPDDDYWKVDDPEPTLPVIGGKGKEEDDYWDPTFEVPENIPFPDGKEINPTDRDWSYTITEEPTVATYENKWYEEYDYEHEKKKDDEQERLEREREREWKEKEEREREERRREEEVEERERRIKKPPRIYREPRLCPPLGLESHRIETDQLQTSSMYQHRYGAHRARLNIQASGDEYDMNGGAWCANPEEKVHWIELDTRTLTEFTGVITQGRDDPIENDYVTTYYVAFSNDSREWTVLHDGYSEWLFFGNSDKHTPVMSQFMEPVVARYIRILPQSWNGTACMRMEVLGCAVPDPLVENQRQNEVTPRDDLDYTYHSYLDMEKLMKSISDECPNITRLYSLGKSFKGLDIYAMEVTDNPGIHETGEPEFRYTAGYHGNEALGRELLLMLMQYLCKEYKDGNPRVRTLVDGIRIHLVPSVNPDGHVTAFEKGSELGSWTLGHWTEDGHDIFQNFPDLNTVYWNAEDKGMVPKLTPNHHVPIPDGYLAENGPLGVETRALISWMESHPFVLGANLQGGERMVTYPFDMRRLTKESEEQEKKLNPRAYRRKRQYEEEEEPESNPYLHIGYHQESYGDHQERHGYHQENYGYHQENYGYHQENQEYHHQENQEYHHQENQEYHHQENQGYHHEGHSEGYHEGYQEGYQEGHQEEGYDQGYGQAEPDEIRMVEDQSLFRWLAISYASTHRTMTHTFRGGCHTEDPTGGIGIVNRAKWKPIPGSMNDFSYLHTNCFELSIFLGCDKYPHQSELQREWEYNREALLTLMDQVHRGIKGVVRDKEGNPIVNASISVEGVNHDVTTGEAGDYWRMLNPGEYEVTAKAYGHSSMSRKCVVGFEPGATLCNFELNKSNWDRIKEIMALHGNKPIRLINPGKGSQYTFRGDRRISNQIPNGNSGHTDRARLRLLRLRKLRRLRQQRLLARMSTTPSVTTTLPPTTAEPTTTTTTTTTSPTTTNSVPPGTEYFTPWYDSWQPEEENSTQPEFEITDSLDYDYNFKIDDY